The genome window AATTTAGTAATAACCTTAACTAGAATTTCTTGACAAGCATCCTCTGCATCCTCCGGACTCCATAAAAAATGCAAAGCCATTGAGAAAATTTTTGGTTGCAATTGATCAACTAAACCTTCCAATGCGAAATGATCTCCAGCGAGACATTTTTCTAATAGAGGAATGAGAGGATCTTGAAAAGAATTCATAAATTTTTATTTTTTCTCAGATATATTCAACAATACTAATGCAATAAGTGCAGGAAGACCTTGAATGAATAAGATAGATATTTTTGCTGTAAACCCACCGAAAACCCCAGCTACCAAAACACAAATTAGAAAAAAATTAAGATTCAGAAACCTATGCTTCAAATCTTTAACAAAGAATACACTCCACAAAAGTCCAGCTGCGAGGAATCCATTGTAGAGTCCCTGGTTCATTGCTAATTTTGCCGACGAACTTGCCGTCTCTGGCGTTA of Leptospira sp. GIMC2001 contains these proteins:
- a CDS encoding DUF1304 domain-containing protein, with translation MKLAVKILVVFVAVQHILFLVLEMFLWETAFGMKTFNLTPETASSSAKLAMNQGLYNGFLAAGLLWSVFFVKDLKHRFLNLNFFLICVLVAGVFGGFTAKISILFIQGLPALIALVLLNISEKK